One genomic window of Parasteatoda tepidariorum isolate YZ-2023 chromosome 9, CAS_Ptep_4.0, whole genome shotgun sequence includes the following:
- the LOC107440867 gene encoding MIT domain-containing protein 1, translating to MNSKNSAIEGIEQAAISVIRRAVQHDSEGRYPAALACYQEGIQLFLDVIKNTSDQKKLEHLRQKATEYMTRAEKIKQIVQQQKDAGSYHEQIQVPNNGVGFSYESIVSKHLDKYVTLVEIEDPYIRTAHQTYNFLSFCEVLVRFCPELKRILLVTGASDQDFESQQSRFQCIKKSLAGYDIVLDIDYSTTLHDREIRFNNGWIIKIGRGLDYFKPVSKFSIGFNDQNLKACHETTIDIYFKHS from the coding sequence atgaattctaaaaattcagcAATCGAAGGTATTGAGCAAGCTGCAATTTCTGTTATCAGACGTGCTGTTCAACATGACAGCGAAGGGAGATATCCCGCTGCATTAGCTTGTTATCAAGAGGGAATTCAGCTATTCTTAGACGTAATCAAAAACACGTCTGATCAAAAGAAACTTGAACATTTGCGCCAAAAGGCAACAGAGTACATGACCAGAGCTGAAAAGATTAAGCAAATAGTACAGCAACAAAAAGACGCTGGTTCATACCACGAACAAATCCAAGTTCCGAATAATGGAGTAGGATTTAGCTATGAAAGTATAGTCAGCAAACATCTTGACAAATATGTAACTCTTGTTGAAATAGAAGATCCGTACATTCGAACTGCTCatcaaacttataattttttaagtttttgtgaaGTTCTAGTTAGATTTTGTCCCgagttaaaaagaattctattgGTTACAGGTGCAAGTGACCAAGATTTTGAAAGTCAACAATCCAGATTTcagtgtattaaaaaaagtttagccgGTTATGATATAGTGCTAGACATTGACTATTCAACTACGTTACATGACCGAGAAATAAGATTCAATAATGGTTGGATCATAAAAATTGGAAGAGGACTTGATTACTTTAAACCTGTTAGTAAATTCAGTATTGGGTTTAATGACCAGAATCTTAAGGCATGTCATGAAACAACtatcgatatttattttaagcattcatAA